The sequence TGCCCAGTACGCGATAGTCGCTGGCCGGCACATAAGTACGAACCTGTTCGGCGAACAGTTTCATGTAGTCGGTAGAAGCTACCGCCGGCGCGTCGCTCATCACCTGAGCGATGTAAGGCACGCGTGGCGTTTCGGTTGGGTGCAGCATGTTCCAGCGCTCGCAATCCTGGCCGTCGCGCGCCAGTTCGGTGAACGAGGTCACGCTGTAGGTGTCGGAACCCACGCCGTAGTCCTTCGCCAGGATCTGCGCAGCTTCGCGCACGTGGCGCAGGATGGCGCCGGAGCCCAGCAGCTGTACCTTGCCTTTGCTGCCTTCCAGCGTTTCCAGCTTGTAGATACCCTTGCGGATACCTTCTTCCGCACCCTGCGGCATCGCAGGCATGTGGTAGTTTTCGTTCAGCGTGGTCAAGTAGTAGTACACGTTTTCCGGGTTGTCGCCATACATGCGCACCAGACCGTCGTGCATGATCACCGCCACTTCGTACGCGTAAGCCGGATCGTAAGAGATGCAGTTAGGGATGGTCAGAGACTGAATGTGGCTGTGGCCATCTTCGTGCTGCAGACCTTCGCCGTTCAGGGTAGTACGGCCCGAGGTCCCGCCGATCAGGAAGCCGCGCGCCTGTTGGTCGCCCGCTGCCCAGCACAGGTCGCCGATACGTTGGAAACCGAACATCGAGTAGTAGATGTAGAACGGAATCATCGGCAGATCGTTGGTGCTGTAGGAAGTCGCTGCGGCCAGCCAGGAAGAGGCTGCGCCCAGTTCGTTGATGCCTTCCTGCAGGATTTGGCCTTTCTCGTCTTCTTTGTAGTAAGCCACCTGCTCACGGTCCTGCGGGGTGTACTGCTGGCCGTTCGGGCTGTAGATACCGATCTGACGGAACAGACCTTCCATACCGAAGGTACGCGCTTCGTCGGCGATGATTGGCACCAGGCGATCTTTGATCGACTTGTTCTTCAGCATCACGTTCAGGGCACGCACGAAGGCGATAGTGGTGGAGATCTCTTTGTTCTGCTCTTCCAGCAGCGAGCTGAAATCTTCCAGCGCCGGCATTTCCAGCTTCTGGGTGAACTCCGGCAGACGCGTCGGCACGTAGCCTTTCAGCGCCTGGCGACGTTCGTGCAGGTATTTGTACTCTTCGGAATCTTTCTCGAAGGTGATGTACGGCAGTTTTTCGATGTCAGCATCGGCAACCGGCACGTTGAAACGATCGCGGAAGTGGTGAACCCCTTCCATGTTCATTTTCTTCACCTGGTGAGCGATGTTTTTACCTTCCGCGGTTTCACCCATGCCGTAACCTTTGATGGTGTGGGCCAGGATAACGGTCGGTTTGCCTTTGGTGTCCTGCGCTTTTTTCAGTGCAGCGAAGATTTTCTTCGGATCGTGACCACCACGGTTCAGCGCCCAGATTTCGTCGTCGGTCATGTCTTTGACCAGCGCCGCAGTTTCCGGGTAACGGCCGAAGAAGTGCTCGCGCACGTAAGCGCCGTCTTTGGATTTGAAGGTCTGGTAGTCGCCGTCCAGGGTCTCGTTCATCAGCTGAACCAGTTTACCGCTGGTGTCTTTACGCAGCAGTTCGTCCCAACGGCCGCCCCAGATCACTTTCAGCACCTGCCAGCCTGCGCCGGAGAAGATGCCTTCCAGTTCGTTGATGATCTTGCCGTTGCCGGTGACCGGGCCGTCCAAGCGCTGCAGGTTGCAGTTGATGACAAACACCAGGTTGTCCAGCTTCTCGCGGGTCGCGATGGTGATGGCGCCTTTGGATTCCGGCTCATCCATCTCGCCGTCGCCCAGGAAGGCGTAAACGGTCTGCTCAGAGG comes from Serratia sarumanii and encodes:
- the aceE gene encoding pyruvate dehydrogenase (acetyl-transferring), homodimeric type, giving the protein MSERLNNDVDPIETRDWLQAIESVIREEGVERAQFLIDQVLGEARKGGVNVAAGAAAHNYVNTIAVEDEPAYPGNLDLERRIRSAIRWNAIMTVLRASKKDLELGGHMASFQSSATFYEVCFNHFFRARNEKDGGDLVYFQGHISPGVYARAFLEGRLTEEQMNNFRQEVHGNGLSSYPHPKLMPEFWQFPTVSMGLGPISAIYQAKFLKYLEHRGLKDTSEQTVYAFLGDGEMDEPESKGAITIATREKLDNLVFVINCNLQRLDGPVTGNGKIINELEGIFSGAGWQVLKVIWGGRWDELLRKDTSGKLVQLMNETLDGDYQTFKSKDGAYVREHFFGRYPETAALVKDMTDDEIWALNRGGHDPKKIFAALKKAQDTKGKPTVILAHTIKGYGMGETAEGKNIAHQVKKMNMEGVHHFRDRFNVPVADADIEKLPYITFEKDSEEYKYLHERRQALKGYVPTRLPEFTQKLEMPALEDFSSLLEEQNKEISTTIAFVRALNVMLKNKSIKDRLVPIIADEARTFGMEGLFRQIGIYSPNGQQYTPQDREQVAYYKEDEKGQILQEGINELGAASSWLAAATSYSTNDLPMIPFYIYYSMFGFQRIGDLCWAAGDQQARGFLIGGTSGRTTLNGEGLQHEDGHSHIQSLTIPNCISYDPAYAYEVAVIMHDGLVRMYGDNPENVYYYLTTLNENYHMPAMPQGAEEGIRKGIYKLETLEGSKGKVQLLGSGAILRHVREAAQILAKDYGVGSDTYSVTSFTELARDGQDCERWNMLHPTETPRVPYIAQVMSDAPAVASTDYMKLFAEQVRTYVPASDYRVLGTDGFGRSDSRENLRHHFEVDASYVVVAALGELAKRGEIEASVVADAIKKFDINPEKVNPRLA